Genomic DNA from Vibrio tubiashii ATCC 19109:
GAGGTTAGCGTTGTTACCGAACCTGAAAGGATAAAAGGCATCATGGTCAGAGACGCAACCATAGCATTGGGCAACATGTGACGCAGCATAATTCGCTTATCGGCCACACCCATCGCCTGCGCGGCACGCACATAATCAAAGTTACGACAGCGTAAGAACTCAGCGCGCACTATCCCGACTAAGCTCATCCAGCTAAATGCCACCATAATCCCGAGCAACCACCAGAAATTGGGCTCGACAAAACTGGATAATATGATGAGCAAGAAAAGTGTCGGCATACCCGACCACACTTCGATAAAGCGTTGACCAAACAAATCTAACCAGCCACCGTAATAACCTTGAGTAGCGCCGACTGCCACACCAATGACACTCGAAACTATGGTTAAAACAAAACCAAACAGGACCGAAATACGAAAGCCGTAGATGACCCGCGCCAATACGTCTCGGCCTTTGTCATCAGTCCCCAACCAATTGACATTGTCCGGAGGTGAAGGCACTGCACCGCCGATATTGAAGTTAATGGTATCGTAGCTAAATCGAATTAACGGCCAGACGATGTAACCCTTTTCTTCGATTAACTCGATCACATAAGGATCGGTATAGTCTGCCTCGGTTTCAAACTCACCGCCAAACTCAGTTTCAGCGTACTGGGTAGCAATCGGGAAATACCACTGGCTATCGAACTCCACCAGCAACGGTTTGTCATTAGCAATCAGCTCAGCAAACAAGCTAACGATGAACAACAGCCCAAAAATCCACATAGACCAAAAGCCACGCTTGTTGGCTTTAAATCTGAGCCAGCGCGCTTCATTAAGAGGATTAGTTCGCTTCTTTTTCAACATCATTAACGCGCCTCAAAATCAATTCGTGGATCTACCCAGGTATAGGTAAGGTCTGAAATTATGCTCAAGATCAGGCCAAGAAGCGTCATGATATAGAGTGAGCTGAACACGACTGGATAGTCGCGCTGTATGGTTGACTCAAAACCGAGAAGACCGATCCCTTCTAGAGAGAACATCACCTCAATCAACATTGAGCCAGTGAAGAAGATGCTGATAAACGCAGCTGGAAAGCCTGCGATAATAATCAACATCGCATTGCGGAAAACGTGCTTGTAGAGAATGTCTCGCTCATCAAGTCCTTTTGCTCGCGCGGTAACCACGTATTGCTTGTTGATCTCATCAAGGAAGGAGTTTTTCGTCAGCATACTTAATGTCGCAAAACCGCCTATAACCATGGCGAGGATCGGCAAGGCTAAATGCCAAAAGTAATCGATGATTTGCTGATACCAGTTGAGCTGTTCGAAATTACTTGAGACCAAACCACGCAGCGGGAACCAACTAAAATAGTTACCGCTGGCAAACACAATAATCAGGATGATGGCAAACAAAAAGCCTGGAATCGCATATCCGACGATGACGACTGCGCTAGACCAAATATCAAATCGACTACCATGATGAATCGCTTTCAAAATCCCCAGTGGAATTGAAATCAGATAGATGATCAACGTACTCCATAAACCAAGGGAGATAGAGACAGGCAATCGCTCAACAATTAGATCAATCACGCTACCGCCCTTGAACAAGCTATCGCCGAAGTTGAAAGTCACATAGTTTTTCAACATATCGAAATAGCGTTCATGGATAGGTTTATCAAAGCCGAACTGCTTTTTAATTTCTTCGACAACTTCTGGGTCTAAGCCTCGCGAGCCTTTATAGCCCGTAGAAGAGGCCTCCTCCACGACAGCCGTGTCAGCTGAGTTACCTCCCCCAGTGAAGCGGCTCATCAAACCAGACTCTAACCCCTCCATTTGCGCAATGGCTTGTTCAACTGGCCCACCCGGAGCCACCTGAATAATGAAGAAGTTAATGGTGATAATCGCCCACAAAGTGGGTATGACTAACAGCAGTCGTCGAAAAATATATGCAGCCATCAATGCCTCAATTAACGTCGTTTTTCTGGAAGCTTGGCAGCTTTCTCTTTAGATACCCACCAAGTATCGACACCTAAGTCATACTCTGGTCGAATATCTGGTCGCTCAAACTTGTCCCATGTCGCGACGCGGTAGTTGCTGTAATGCCACTGAGGAACCATGTAGAAGTTCCACTGAAGCACCCTGTCGAACGCACGCCCTAACGCGAATAACTTATCTGGGTTCTGCTGATTATCGGCAATCTCTTGAGTCAGATAATCAACTGCTGGATCAATTACGCCCGCGATGTTGTAGGTCGAGTCAATGAACTTAGAGTTCCAAACAATCATTAAGCTAGAGCTAGGATAAGCGTTGGCAAAGAAGCGCGATGAAACCATATCAAAATCGCGATCACGTAGGCGCTTGATGTATTGGGTACGATCCACCGTGCGAAGCTTCATATCTACCCCCATTAACTTAAGATTCTTCTGAAACGGGATCGCGTAAGTTTCCACATTTGGATTGAAGATAAGTAGTTCAAAGCTCATCGCTTCACCGGTTTTGGTGTTGGTCATCACTTTGTTTTTCAGCTCCCATCCAGCCTCTTTAAACAGCTTAAACGCTGTGCGCATTTGGCTACGAATGCGACCCGAGCCATCTGTTTTAGGTGGTTGGTACTCTTCGGTAAATACACGTGAAGGGATCTTATCCTTTATCGGCTCCAATACCGCTTTTTCAGCGTCTGAAGGCAAACCTACTGACGCATAGTCAGTATTCTGGAAATAGCTGCGTGTACGGCTGTTTTCGTTGTAGAAAAGGTTTTTATTCATCCATTCAAAATCGAGTGCGTAAGTAATGGCTTCTCGTACTTTAGGATCTTTAAATACCTCGGTTTGAATATTGAACACAAAACCATTAGCTTGCTGAGGCTGCGAATGTGGGATCACTTCTTTTTTGATGTATCCTTTATCAAAGTTCGAGCCTGTGTAAGAGTTCTCCCAGAATTTCGGTTCGCTCTCAATACGGATATCAAACTCACCCGCTTTAAAAGCCTCAAGCATAACAGTGTCATCGCGGTAGTAGTCGTATTGAATCTGTTCAAAGTTATTACGACCCACATTCACCGGAAGGTCTTTGGCCCAATAGTCTTTGTCTAATGTATAGGTCACGCTCTGCCCTGGCTTGTAGTCGGTGACCTTATAAGCGCTGCTGCCAACTGGTGGCTCATTGAGAGGTTCAGAAAATTTTTTGTCTTGCCAGAAGTGCTTAGGTAGTACACGAGTAGACTGAGCGAAGCTAAACAGTTTCTCTCTGTCTGGTTCAGACATCTCTATACGAACGACGAGGTCAGACTTGGCGGTGACAGATTTAATGGCTTTGTAGTAAGAGCGATATTGAGGTACACCCTCGGTCATAAACTTCTGGAAGGTAAAAGCAACATCATGGGCCGTAATAGGCTCGCCATCTTGAAATCGTGCCTTAGGATTAATGTCGAGCTCTAACCACATATAATCGTCTGAGTATCGCGCCTTACTGGCAATCAGCGGATAATAGGTGTTAATCTCATCGCTTGGGGAATACATAAGCGTATCGTAAAGCTGACCACTTCCCGCGGCAGCAACTCCGCGCGACGCGTATCGATTGAAATTGTCGTAAGTCCCCATTTGACCATATGTCACTTTGCCGTATTTGGGCGCATCTGGGTTGACGTAATCGAAGTGAGCGAAATTTTCTGGGTATTTCGCTTTGCCAAATCCAACCAGAGTCGTCGTTTCTATAACGTCGGCGTAAGCCCCAAAGCTTGTACTCGCGGCAATCAATCCACTAAGCACTAAGCGAGACAGCATCTTCATATGCTCTTCCTTCCTTGGTCATCCTAATTTATCTACTAACTATAGTATTAATTAGTATTAATAATTCAACTACTTGGATAAGTATAGGTAGGGAAAGTTCTTTCTGTGAAGCAAAAAATATCGCCCCCACTAGGTTAGAGGGCGATTTCAATCAGAGCGAGTTATAATTTATCTTCAAAGCGTTTAGCCAACTGATGGAACTCATCCACCTGCTCTTTCAGCTCATTAGAGTGTTCTTTTACAGCGCGAGTTGCCGCTAGATTTTGCTCTGAGGTTGAGGCGATAGATTGAATATGCAAATTCACTTCACTCGACAGTTCACGCTGCTTATTTGCTGAGCTTTCGACCGACTGCATTAAATGATTCATCGACGTCATAAGCTCTTCCACCTCAGACAACTTCTCAGCACTGACACTCGCCACATCGCTACACGCGTTGGTTTGCTCTTGGTTGGCTAAGATATCTTTTTGCCAACTTTCAATAGTGCCCAACATGGCATCAATGCTGTCTTTAATTTGAACGGTCGCATTGGATGTGCGCCCCGAGAGTGCGCGAACTTCATCCGCAACCACAGCAAAGCCTCGGCCTTGTTCACCCGCTCGCGCCGCTTCAATAGCTGCATTAAGGGCCAACAGGTTGGTTTGCTCAGCGATACCACCGATTTCTTCCATCATCTTACTGACTTTTTGAGCTTGTTCACTCAACTGATACGTCGTCTGTGTCGCCTTTTCTGCCTGTACACTTAAGTTAGTTAGGTTGTGATGCGTTTGATTGATGCTCTCTTTTGCACCGGCACAGGTTTTCAACGTCACATCAACTATCTGATGAGCATCTTGTGTGCTCGAGGATACTTCATTCGCTGTGAGCTCTACTTCCTCTGTCGCTTCTCGCACTTGCAGAATATCCTTGGTCTGTTGGTCGAGTGCTTCTGTCACTTGATAGGAAGTCGCACTTAGATTGTCGGCAAGATCTTGAAGTGGCATAGCCGAATCACTCATTCGCCCAAGTACGGTTCGGATTCGCGCTGACGACAGCTTGAGGTGGAAATCAGCGACGGAGAATTTTTTGCTTCCCGAAAAGACTAAACGGCTAACGCTGTCATATTCAGTTTGGAGCTTACTCAGTTGTTTTGGCGTATCAATCAGCTCTTGTCTAAACAGTGCTACAATCACCGCGACTGGCGCCAGACTCAGTAGAAAGCTCGGCACTCCCTGCAAGCCCATCATGCTTGAGGCCAAAGGCGCACCCAGAGCACCAAGAAGCACCGCATAACGAACCGTGTCACTGATCTTAAGTGACCATGCTCTGC
This window encodes:
- a CDS encoding ABC transporter permease, with amino-acid sequence MMLKKKRTNPLNEARWLRFKANKRGFWSMWIFGLLFIVSLFAELIANDKPLLVEFDSQWYFPIATQYAETEFGGEFETEADYTDPYVIELIEEKGYIVWPLIRFSYDTINFNIGGAVPSPPDNVNWLGTDDKGRDVLARVIYGFRISVLFGFVLTIVSSVIGVAVGATQGYYGGWLDLFGQRFIEVWSGMPTLFLLIILSSFVEPNFWWLLGIMVAFSWMSLVGIVRAEFLRCRNFDYVRAAQAMGVADKRIMLRHMLPNAMVASLTMMPFILSGSVTTLTSLDFLGFGLPAGSPSLGELLAQGKANLQAPWLGFSAFLVLSVMLTLLVFIGEAVRDAFDPHHQGR
- a CDS encoding microcin C ABC transporter permease YejB — encoded protein: MAAYIFRRLLLVIPTLWAIITINFFIIQVAPGGPVEQAIAQMEGLESGLMSRFTGGGNSADTAVVEEASSTGYKGSRGLDPEVVEEIKKQFGFDKPIHERYFDMLKNYVTFNFGDSLFKGGSVIDLIVERLPVSISLGLWSTLIIYLISIPLGILKAIHHGSRFDIWSSAVVIVGYAIPGFLFAIILIIVFASGNYFSWFPLRGLVSSNFEQLNWYQQIIDYFWHLALPILAMVIGGFATLSMLTKNSFLDEINKQYVVTARAKGLDERDILYKHVFRNAMLIIIAGFPAAFISIFFTGSMLIEVMFSLEGIGLLGFESTIQRDYPVVFSSLYIMTLLGLILSIISDLTYTWVDPRIDFEAR
- a CDS encoding extracellular solute-binding protein, encoding MKMLSRLVLSGLIAASTSFGAYADVIETTTLVGFGKAKYPENFAHFDYVNPDAPKYGKVTYGQMGTYDNFNRYASRGVAAAGSGQLYDTLMYSPSDEINTYYPLIASKARYSDDYMWLELDINPKARFQDGEPITAHDVAFTFQKFMTEGVPQYRSYYKAIKSVTAKSDLVVRIEMSEPDREKLFSFAQSTRVLPKHFWQDKKFSEPLNEPPVGSSAYKVTDYKPGQSVTYTLDKDYWAKDLPVNVGRNNFEQIQYDYYRDDTVMLEAFKAGEFDIRIESEPKFWENSYTGSNFDKGYIKKEVIPHSQPQQANGFVFNIQTEVFKDPKVREAITYALDFEWMNKNLFYNENSRTRSYFQNTDYASVGLPSDAEKAVLEPIKDKIPSRVFTEEYQPPKTDGSGRIRSQMRTAFKLFKEAGWELKNKVMTNTKTGEAMSFELLIFNPNVETYAIPFQKNLKLMGVDMKLRTVDRTQYIKRLRDRDFDMVSSRFFANAYPSSSLMIVWNSKFIDSTYNIAGVIDPAVDYLTQEIADNQQNPDKLFALGRAFDRVLQWNFYMVPQWHYSNYRVATWDKFERPDIRPEYDLGVDTWWVSKEKAAKLPEKRR
- a CDS encoding methyl-accepting chemotaxis protein — translated: MTAQLSTARETLLENHDQLVSTTDLKGVITYSNEAFSRVAEYSQQELLGQHHNIVRHGDMPKAAFADMWRNLKQGKAWRGIVKNRTKSNGYYWVDAYVTPIYQDNEMVGYQSVRVKPKREWVNIADKAYKGLLKAEKSGRAWSLKISDTVRYAVLLGALGAPLASSMMGLQGVPSFLLSLAPVAVIVALFRQELIDTPKQLSKLQTEYDSVSRLVFSGSKKFSVADFHLKLSSARIRTVLGRMSDSAMPLQDLADNLSATSYQVTEALDQQTKDILQVREATEEVELTANEVSSSTQDAHQIVDVTLKTCAGAKESINQTHHNLTNLSVQAEKATQTTYQLSEQAQKVSKMMEEIGGIAEQTNLLALNAAIEAARAGEQGRGFAVVADEVRALSGRTSNATVQIKDSIDAMLGTIESWQKDILANQEQTNACSDVASVSAEKLSEVEELMTSMNHLMQSVESSANKQRELSSEVNLHIQSIASTSEQNLAATRAVKEHSNELKEQVDEFHQLAKRFEDKL